The stretch of DNA AACCTACATTAGAAGATTTGTATTTATATTATATAAGATAGAGAGTGGTAAAATGCTTACGCTTATAAAATTTGAGCTGGATAAATTGGTAAGGAATAAGACTTTTCTTATAACAAGTGTTATTTCGTTGTTGGCTATTGCTGGCATATTCTTGGTGGGTTATTATTATTCACAAGTTTCTTATGTGGAACAAAAAAATGCAGATAAGGGCTATCCAGAATTTTATTCAGAGATTACTAATAAATATGCTGGGGAGTTTAATGATCAAAAAGTCGAAGAGGTTTTAACAGACTATATGGATAGATACCAGAGTCATGTTGATGAAGAGAAAAGACCTTTTGATGTGTTTTCTTACTATATTGGAGATATCTTTTTCCCTAAAGAAGAAGATGTCTATTTAAAAATGAATGAAGCAATGGAAAGTGGAGAAAAAATAACCTTCGATCAACTTGATATCAGAAGTGTGCAGGAGGTTGGATTTGCAAGTTTCGATAAACCTTTAAAGCTTGGCGCTTACAATACGTGGGGGGATTTATTTTCAGTTACGAACAGTATCTTTCTTCTCTCATGCTTGTTAATTATTTTTATTTGTTCCTCTGTTTTTTCTAATGATTCTGCCAGCAATATTAATCAACTGTTACTCTCCACAAAACATGGAAGAGGAAAATTGACGGCGGCAAAGATTATGGCGGCAACAGGGATTTCCATTCCAATATTTGCAGCTATTCAGTTGATTTCATTTCTTTTCTTCTATTACTATCATGGTATTAGTGGATGGGATGCTAGTATTCAAACTAATTTTTCTTTTAAGCTATACGATTTTCCTATGGAAATGAACAACCTGCAAGTTTACCTTTTAGTAATCGGTGTTCAGATGATAGGGGTACTTTTAATAGTAGGTATGACATTGCTCATATCATCTATGACGAAATCTCCATTTATTTCGTTAGCCACTTCTTTAGGAGCTTTTTTCTTACCGTATTTGCTGGGGAAAATATTTCAAACGGGAACAATGGCGAAAATACTGAATCTATTTCCTATACAGCATTATCAGGTGGAAGACATGCTAACAATCATGGAGACAGACTTCGTGTACTTTTTACATGCTTTTATTCCCAATGTTATTTTAACGATTTGTTTTGCGCTAGTTATCAAGATTACAGCTGATTTAATCATTTATTTTAGAATGAAGTATTTGCAAGTAAAGTAAATTTGAAAATTTTTATTAACTTTTGCTCATAATAGAAAGATCGTTGTTTTCTTCCATTGTTCAGGATAAAAGGATAAGAAGTGGATATTA from Bacillus xiapuensis encodes:
- a CDS encoding ABC transporter permease subunit, with the protein product MLTLIKFELDKLVRNKTFLITSVISLLAIAGIFLVGYYYSQVSYVEQKNADKGYPEFYSEITNKYAGEFNDQKVEEVLTDYMDRYQSHVDEEKRPFDVFSYYIGDIFFPKEEDVYLKMNEAMESGEKITFDQLDIRSVQEVGFASFDKPLKLGAYNTWGDLFSVTNSIFLLSCLLIIFICSSVFSNDSASNINQLLLSTKHGRGKLTAAKIMAATGISIPIFAAIQLISFLFFYYYHGISGWDASIQTNFSFKLYDFPMEMNNLQVYLLVIGVQMIGVLLIVGMTLLISSMTKSPFISLATSLGAFFLPYLLGKIFQTGTMAKILNLFPIQHYQVEDMLTIMETDFVYFLHAFIPNVILTICFALVIKITADLIIYFRMKYLQVK